Proteins encoded in a region of the bacterium genome:
- a CDS encoding biotin--[acetyl-CoA-carboxylase] ligase codes for MDILPKNFEATLKTKIIGHPLYLYTQLDSTQTTAKILAENGAKEGATILAYSQKKGTGRNGKKWFSPKGGVWFTVILRPSFSLEQTNIINVIFTTACAEVLHSFKISKPTIKWPNDILINGKKICGILTQTKSGKDIEYALVGVGINLNAEIKDFPPKLRNTATSLKNETGKEIKLDIFLTLLLEKIEEYYIMLKEEKSKIIQTKWEKFSLNGT; via the coding sequence ATGGATATACTCCCGAAAAACTTTGAAGCTACACTCAAGACGAAGATTATCGGTCATCCTCTTTACCTTTACACCCAACTTGATTCCACACAAACAACTGCAAAAATTTTAGCGGAAAACGGCGCAAAAGAAGGCGCCACTATCCTTGCATATTCTCAAAAAAAAGGAACGGGAAGAAACGGGAAAAAATGGTTTTCTCCCAAAGGAGGAGTTTGGTTCACTGTAATTTTAAGGCCTTCTTTTTCCTTAGAACAAACAAACATTATAAATGTAATTTTTACCACTGCCTGCGCAGAAGTTTTGCATTCTTTTAAAATATCTAAACCCACAATTAAATGGCCCAACGACATATTGATAAACGGTAAAAAAATATGTGGGATACTAACACAGACGAAAAGCGGGAAAGACATAGAATATGCTTTAGTAGGCGTAGGTATAAATCTAAACGCTGAAATAAAAGATTTTCCGCCCAAGCTGAGAAATACAGCCACATCCCTTAAAAATGAGACCGGAAAAGAAATAAAATTAGACATATTTTTAACGTTACTTTTAGAAAAAATAGAAGAATATTATATTATGCTGAAAGAAGAAAAATCTAAAATCATTCAGACAAAATGGGAAAAATTTTCTTTAAACGGAACATAG
- a CDS encoding type III pantothenate kinase has protein sequence MLLAINIGNTNINMGLFANKKLVSCVQIQTQKKPTANYYKAVLKNLSPFKNIEAIAICSVVASLTNPFQKLLKKHLKLKSIIVKEDLNLGIRLNYKKKQLGADRIANTVGAYCLYKKGCIIIDTGTAITFDIVSPKGVYLGGAIAPGIGISSKALFSNTSLPNIQNLNNTKFTIGKNTNENLQIGILHGFAYMIEGMLNKFKKKLNFKPLIILTGGDAKKISKMVKFSHIVNPYLTLEGIRIIYEENVRK, from the coding sequence ATGCTTTTGGCTATAAACATTGGCAACACCAATATAAATATGGGATTATTTGCAAACAAAAAATTGGTTTCCTGCGTGCAAATCCAAACTCAAAAAAAACCAACCGCTAATTATTATAAAGCCGTTTTAAAAAATCTTTCACCATTCAAAAACATTGAAGCGATTGCAATCTGTTCTGTTGTTGCATCATTAACTAACCCGTTTCAAAAATTATTAAAGAAACACTTAAAGTTGAAATCAATTATCGTAAAAGAAGATTTAAATCTCGGGATAAGATTAAATTATAAAAAAAAGCAGTTGGGCGCCGACAGAATAGCAAATACAGTGGGAGCTTACTGCCTATACAAAAAGGGCTGCATAATAATAGATACCGGCACAGCCATAACCTTCGACATAGTTTCTCCCAAAGGCGTATATTTAGGCGGAGCAATAGCGCCAGGTATAGGCATTTCCTCAAAGGCGCTTTTTTCAAATACAAGCCTGCCTAATATACAAAACCTGAACAATACGAAATTTACAATAGGCAAAAATACAAACGAAAACCTGCAAATAGGGATACTGCACGGATTTGCTTATATGATAGAGGGAATGCTCAATAAATTCAAAAAGAAATTGAATTTTAAACCGCTTATAATACTTACAGGCGGGGATGCAAAAAAAATAAGTAAAATGGTAAAATTTTCTCATATAGTCAATCCATACCTAACTTTAGAAGGAATAAGAATCATATATGAGGAAAATGTCCGAAAATAA
- a CDS encoding prepilin-type N-terminal cleavage/methylation domain-containing protein, protein MNKYKIRNGFTPLEINPIETLVSNKIAKANEETKIFPVSYGRQRYNGDLSLTGFTLIELLVVIAIIGMLAAILMPTLNNTRERGRRAVCIGNLKVIGEAFNMYNIDIGEMPTTEDIPPVGLPNNDATDKIGDAGTSIVPIGMGYFYDKYIEDFTVFVCPSSDYLRDPKAIKQLWDADNDTYSSYIYRAESGSNEGLMLADSKPAIVMDYNDITDSNDKKYNHKGKYVNILFRNGNVKGVENKDDTEPNKDGQLTLGGEDMLTGTVNINTLFRHVSGGGILIGGADSYQ, encoded by the coding sequence ATGAATAAATATAAAATCCGCAATGGATTCACCCCGTTAGAGATTAACCCAATAGAAACTTTAGTTTCAAATAAGATTGCAAAAGCTAATGAGGAGACAAAGATATTTCCGGTTAGTTACGGTCGCCAAAGATACAATGGCGACCTATCTCTAACGGGGTTCACCCTCATTGAACTTCTTGTCGTTATCGCAATTATCGGTATGCTTGCGGCAATTTTGATGCCCACATTAAATAACACAAGAGAAAGAGGAAGAAGAGCCGTTTGTATAGGAAATCTAAAAGTCATAGGCGAAGCATTCAATATGTATAATATAGATATTGGAGAAATGCCTACTACAGAGGATATCCCTCCTGTTGGTCTCCCTAACAACGATGCAACCGATAAAATTGGGGATGCTGGAACATCAATAGTTCCCATAGGAATGGGTTATTTTTACGATAAATATATAGAAGATTTTACCGTCTTTGTATGCCCTTCAAGTGATTACTTAAGAGACCCCAAAGCCATTAAACAACTTTGGGACGCAGATAATGATACTTATTCCAGTTACATTTACAGAGCAGAATCGGGAAGTAACGAGGGTTTAATGCTCGCGGATTCAAAACCGGCAATAGTTATGGACTACAATGATATAACAGATTCTAATGATAAAAAATACAACCACAAAGGAAAATATGTAAATATCCTCTTCAGAAACGGGAATGTTAAGGGAGTGGAAAATAAAGATGATACGGAGCCCAATAAAGATGGACAATTAACTCTCGGCGGAGAAGATATGTTGACAGGAACAGTAAACATAAATACCCTTTTCCGACATGTGAGCGGCGGTGGTATATTAATTGGCGGCGCAGACTCATATCAATAA